One segment of Niabella beijingensis DNA contains the following:
- a CDS encoding MFS transporter yields the protein MKRSLRIQLSLMMFLEFFMKGSWFVTLGTYLKNNLGASPLEVSNIFSTQSLGAVIAPFFIGFIADRYFNAERVMGVLHLIGAGLLLMMYRAGNAAAIYPYVLFYFIGYMSTLALTSSVAFRNLTDPKKQYPSIRIFGTIGWVIAGFAISYLFRWDTREAVAAGALQKTFLLGAACSALLGLLCFFLPATPPLKKNQTSFHWGDVLGLQALKLLRQKGFLIFFLTAIVICIPISFYYQHTNPFLVATGLPEPTAKMALGQLSEALCLLLIPFFFARLGYKKMILLGIGAWALRYLLFAFGNGQDLAFMLILGIILHGVCYDFMFVVGQIYTDTIAGEQYRSSAQGLVTVAMYGIGMLIGFWIAGFVADALKAYEGTRYWRHLWLAPAAMAMGCLLLFAALFKEQRPPQSSPSA from the coding sequence ATGAAACGGTCGCTGCGCATCCAACTGTCCCTGATGATGTTCCTGGAATTTTTTATGAAAGGCTCCTGGTTTGTTACCCTGGGCACTTATTTAAAAAACAACCTGGGTGCCTCTCCGCTGGAAGTATCCAATATTTTCTCTACCCAGTCGCTGGGTGCCGTAATAGCGCCCTTCTTTATCGGATTCATTGCAGACCGTTACTTTAATGCAGAACGCGTGATGGGCGTATTGCATCTTATCGGTGCCGGCTTATTGCTGATGATGTACCGGGCCGGCAACGCTGCTGCCATCTATCCCTATGTGTTGTTTTATTTTATCGGCTATATGTCCACCCTGGCCCTTACCAGTTCGGTGGCTTTCAGAAATCTTACCGATCCTAAAAAACAATATCCTTCCATACGCATCTTTGGCACGATCGGATGGGTGATTGCAGGATTTGCCATCAGTTACCTGTTTCGCTGGGATACCAGAGAAGCGGTTGCCGCCGGGGCATTGCAAAAGACCTTTCTGCTGGGAGCAGCCTGTTCTGCCCTTCTTGGCCTGCTTTGTTTTTTCCTTCCGGCCACACCTCCTTTAAAGAAAAATCAGACCTCCTTTCACTGGGGCGATGTACTGGGCTTACAGGCGCTGAAACTATTGCGCCAAAAGGGATTTCTTATTTTCTTTCTCACCGCCATCGTCATCTGTATTCCCATTTCATTTTATTACCAGCACACCAATCCCTTCCTGGTGGCAACCGGACTGCCCGAACCCACGGCAAAAATGGCATTGGGGCAGCTTTCCGAAGCTCTCTGCCTGCTGCTGATCCCTTTCTTTTTTGCACGGCTCGGATACAAGAAGATGATCCTGCTGGGCATCGGTGCCTGGGCACTGCGCTACCTGCTCTTTGCCTTTGGCAACGGACAGGATCTTGCATTCATGCTGATCCTTGGTATTATACTGCATGGAGTGTGTTACGACTTTATGTTTGTGGTAGGCCAGATCTATACGGATACCATTGCCGGCGAACAATACCGTTCTTCCGCGCAGGGACTGGTAACCGTGGCCATGTACGGGATCGGTATGCTGATCGGCTTCTGGATTGCGGGTTTTGTAGCCGATGCGCTTAAGGCCTATGAAGGGACCCGGTACTGGCGTCACCTCTGGCTGGCTCCGGCCGCAATGGCAATGGGTTGTTTGCTGCTGTTTGCTGCACTGTTCAAAGAACAACGGCCGCCACAGTCCTCTCCTTCCGCATAA
- the glyA gene encoding serine hydroxymethyltransferase, which yields MQQDNTVFDLINKELDRQRNGIELIASENFASLPVIKAMGTVLTNKYAEGYPGKRYYGGCEVVDEIESLAIDRLKKIFNLSWANVQPHSGAQANAAVFFAALNPGDKIMGLNLSMGGHLTHGSPVNFSGKHYQVISYGVVKETGLVDYEDLEAKALAEKPKMIICGASAYSRDWDYARIRAVADKVGALVMADIAHPAGLIAAGLLNDPFEHCHIITSTTHKTLRGPRGGIIMLRNDFENPWGHKDPKGNTRTMSQLLDLAVFPGMQGGPLEHIIAAKAVSFGEILSDDWKAYGKQIIANAQAMAKAFVDKGYKLISDGTDNHLMLIDLRNKNLTGKKAQETLDKAHITLNKNAVPFDDKSPFVTSGIRVGVPAVTTRGMKEADVQQVAELIDRVLMNADDENTIASVKEEVKVFMQQFPLYPELG from the coding sequence ATGCAACAGGATAATACAGTATTTGACCTTATCAATAAGGAACTAGACCGCCAGCGTAATGGCATTGAACTGATCGCTTCAGAAAATTTTGCTTCCCTGCCCGTGATCAAAGCAATGGGCACCGTACTGACCAATAAATATGCAGAAGGATACCCCGGAAAACGGTATTATGGTGGCTGCGAAGTAGTGGATGAGATCGAATCCCTGGCGATTGACCGTCTGAAAAAGATCTTTAACCTCAGCTGGGCCAACGTACAGCCACACAGTGGTGCCCAGGCAAATGCCGCTGTATTTTTTGCAGCGCTGAACCCCGGCGATAAAATAATGGGCCTGAACCTGAGTATGGGCGGGCACCTGACCCACGGCAGCCCCGTGAATTTCAGCGGGAAACACTACCAGGTGATCTCTTATGGTGTGGTTAAAGAAACCGGGCTGGTAGATTATGAAGACCTGGAAGCAAAGGCCCTGGCCGAAAAGCCCAAAATGATCATCTGCGGCGCTTCTGCCTACAGCCGCGACTGGGACTATGCCCGTATCCGCGCTGTTGCGGATAAGGTCGGAGCGTTGGTGATGGCCGATATCGCCCACCCCGCCGGACTGATCGCTGCCGGATTATTGAACGATCCTTTTGAACATTGTCATATCATTACCAGCACCACACACAAGACCCTGCGCGGGCCGCGTGGTGGTATCATCATGCTGCGTAACGATTTTGAGAATCCCTGGGGACATAAAGATCCCAAAGGCAATACCCGCACCATGAGCCAACTGCTGGACCTGGCCGTATTCCCGGGTATGCAGGGTGGTCCGCTGGAACATATTATCGCCGCCAAGGCTGTTTCCTTCGGGGAGATCTTATCCGATGACTGGAAAGCATACGGTAAACAAATCATCGCCAATGCACAGGCAATGGCTAAGGCATTTGTGGATAAAGGCTATAAGCTGATCAGCGATGGTACGGACAATCACCTGATGCTGATCGATCTCCGGAATAAAAATCTTACCGGGAAAAAAGCACAGGAAACACTGGATAAAGCCCATATCACCTTAAATAAGAATGCAGTTCCGTTTGATGATAAATCCCCGTTTGTAACTTCCGGGATCCGTGTGGGCGTGCCCGCGGTTACCACCCGGGGAATGAAGGAAGCCGATGTACAGCAGGTGGCGGAACTGATTGACCGGGTGCTGATGAATGCTGATGATGAAAACACCATTGCTTCAGTGAAGGAAGAGGTAAAGGTATTTATGCAACAATTTCCGTTGTATCCGGAACTGGGATAA
- a CDS encoding agmatine deiminase family protein → MNTTAAATPKELGYQFPAEWHPHEATWLSWPHKEASWPDKIHTIYPYYAQFVKELAAGEKVCINVADVAMKAAATGHLEAAGTDLKKVEFFYHPTNDAWCRDHGPAFLINPEAAVKKVIVDWGYNAWGDKYPPYDLDDVIPTKIGAHYNIPVFHPGIVMEGGSVEFNGKGTILTSTACLLNENRNPHLNREQIETYLHNYYGAEQVLWVDEGIAGDDTDGHIDDTIRFVNGDTVLAVVEEDKTDENYLLLQQNLKQLKAMRLLNGKQLTIIELPMPEAVIWEEQRLPASYANFYIANQAVIVPTFRSKYDDKALRIIEAAFPDRKVVGIDSTEIIWGLGSFHCLSQQEPAV, encoded by the coding sequence TTGAATACAACTGCAGCAGCAACCCCAAAGGAACTGGGGTATCAGTTTCCCGCTGAATGGCATCCGCATGAAGCCACCTGGCTGAGCTGGCCACATAAGGAAGCTTCCTGGCCGGATAAGATCCATACTATTTATCCATATTATGCTCAGTTCGTTAAGGAGCTGGCAGCCGGAGAAAAAGTGTGCATCAATGTTGCCGATGTGGCGATGAAAGCCGCTGCAACCGGTCATCTGGAGGCTGCCGGTACCGACTTGAAGAAAGTGGAATTCTTTTATCATCCTACCAATGATGCCTGGTGCAGGGATCACGGCCCGGCCTTCCTGATCAATCCTGAAGCGGCTGTTAAAAAAGTTATTGTGGACTGGGGCTACAATGCCTGGGGCGATAAATATCCGCCCTATGACCTGGACGACGTGATCCCTACAAAAATAGGAGCGCATTATAATATCCCTGTTTTTCATCCGGGGATTGTTATGGAAGGCGGTTCTGTTGAATTTAATGGTAAGGGAACCATTCTCACTTCAACAGCCTGTTTGCTGAACGAGAACCGCAACCCCCATTTAAACCGGGAGCAGATCGAAACCTATTTACACAATTATTATGGAGCGGAGCAGGTGTTGTGGGTGGATGAAGGTATTGCTGGTGACGATACGGACGGACATATTGATGACACCATCCGATTTGTAAACGGAGACACCGTACTGGCAGTAGTAGAAGAAGATAAAACAGACGAGAACTATCTGCTCCTGCAACAGAACCTGAAGCAACTGAAGGCGATGCGCCTGTTAAACGGCAAACAACTTACTATTATTGAACTGCCGATGCCGGAAGCAGTGATATGGGAAGAGCAGCGCCTGCCGGCGTCCTATGCTAATTTTTACATTGCCAACCAGGCCGTCATTGTACCCACATTCCGTAGTAAATACGACGATAAGGCGCTTCGTATTATTGAAGCAGCATTCCCGGATCGTAAAGTAGTTGGGATCGATTCTACAGAAATTATCTGGGGGCTGGGAAGCTTTCATTGCCTGAGCCAGCAGGAGCCGGCGGTTTAA
- a CDS encoding Na+/H+ antiporter yields the protein MANYTIILVLLGLMILLNVVAEKIKTAPPIVLIVAGIAVGFIPSMPVPEIDPEIIFLLFLPPLLYDAAFNIHFRDFRDNMGTISALAIGLVFLTTAGVAVLSYYLIPGMTWPLSFVLGAILAATDAVAAISITRNLGLPKHTVTILEGESLINDASALVAYRFAVAAVMGTTFVWWKASLTFLLLMGGGFLVGLLLGKLLAVVLRYVRKSAMAVLGFTLLAPFTAYLIAEELQVSGVIAVVVLGFSVSRLSGLQFSASLRQQSKTIWDVVVYLLNGLIFIFIGLEFPVVIRNIDPSRFLPYIGYAFLITIVTILLRMMRVFGQRRRLEKGFKDPRLQNSRRAVRESALLSFQESVIISWSGMRGIVSLAIAIGLPLHLKDGSPLPMRNDIIFIATVVVIITILGQGLLLPSIVKNLTKKGTGA from the coding sequence ATGGCCAATTACACGATCATACTGGTATTGCTGGGCTTAATGATACTGCTGAATGTAGTGGCGGAAAAAATAAAAACAGCTCCTCCCATCGTACTGATCGTTGCAGGCATTGCGGTAGGCTTTATTCCCTCCATGCCGGTGCCCGAGATCGATCCGGAAATTATTTTTTTATTATTTCTTCCTCCTTTGTTGTATGACGCGGCATTTAATATCCATTTCAGGGATTTCCGGGATAATATGGGAACCATCAGTGCACTGGCCATCGGGCTGGTGTTCCTCACCACTGCTGGTGTAGCGGTACTTTCGTATTACCTGATACCGGGTATGACCTGGCCCTTATCATTTGTGCTGGGCGCCATTTTGGCGGCTACGGATGCGGTGGCTGCCATCAGCATTACCCGCAACCTGGGTCTTCCGAAGCATACGGTTACCATACTGGAGGGCGAAAGCCTGATCAATGATGCTTCTGCGCTGGTGGCATACCGCTTTGCGGTAGCGGCCGTTATGGGAACCACTTTTGTATGGTGGAAAGCTTCGCTGACCTTTCTCCTGCTGATGGGCGGGGGCTTCCTGGTAGGACTGCTGCTGGGCAAGCTGCTGGCAGTGGTGCTGCGCTATGTGCGTAAAAGTGCCATGGCGGTGCTGGGTTTTACGCTTCTTGCGCCGTTCACTGCCTACCTGATCGCCGAAGAGCTCCAGGTATCCGGCGTTATCGCCGTGGTGGTTCTTGGTTTTAGTGTGTCCCGGCTGAGCGGGCTTCAGTTTTCCGCATCCTTGCGTCAGCAATCCAAAACCATTTGGGATGTGGTGGTATACCTGCTCAACGGACTGATCTTTATTTTTATCGGACTGGAATTCCCGGTGGTGATCCGCAATATCGATCCCTCGCGGTTCCTGCCGTATATCGGGTATGCCTTTCTGATCACGATCGTAACGATCCTGCTGCGGATGATGCGGGTCTTTGGTCAGAGAAGACGGCTTGAAAAAGGGTTTAAGGATCCGCGGCTGCAAAATTCGCGGAGGGCGGTCCGGGAATCGGCCCTGCTCAGCTTCCAGGAAAGCGTTATCATCAGCTGGTCCGGCATGCGGGGTATTGTTTCGCTGGCCATCGCCATCGGCCTGCCCCTGCATTTAAAAGATGGCAGCCCGCTGCCAATGCGGAATGATATTATATTTATTGCAACCGTAGTGGTGATCATTACGATACTCGGTCAGGGCCTGCTGCTGCCTTCCATTGTAAAGAACCTTACAAAAAAAGGAACGGGCGCATAA
- a CDS encoding carbon-nitrogen hydrolase codes for MAKVQVGLVQMSCSADKQQNLDKAIGKIKEAAAKGAQIVCLQELFTSLYFCDVEDYGNFKLAEPIPGPSTDVLSQVAKELGVVIIASLFEKRTEGLYHNTTAVLDADGSYLGKYRKMHIPDDPAYYEKFYFTPGDLGYKVFKTKFAAIGVLICWDQWYPEGARITSLMGAEILFYPTAIGWATSQDEATNKEQYNAWQTIQRSHAVANGVHVVSVNRVGLEQNGAMQFWGGSFISNPFGSLDYLASHDKEEVHVQELDLSKTDTYRTHWPFLRDRRIDSYAPITKRYIDDEA; via the coding sequence ATGGCAAAAGTACAAGTGGGCCTGGTTCAGATGAGTTGCAGTGCTGACAAACAGCAGAACCTGGATAAGGCCATTGGAAAAATAAAGGAAGCAGCAGCAAAGGGCGCACAGATCGTGTGTTTACAGGAACTGTTCACATCGCTGTACTTCTGCGATGTGGAAGACTACGGAAATTTTAAACTGGCGGAACCCATACCGGGGCCATCCACGGATGTATTAAGCCAGGTGGCAAAAGAGCTGGGTGTGGTGATCATTGCCTCTCTTTTTGAGAAAAGGACGGAAGGGTTGTACCATAATACCACGGCTGTGCTGGATGCAGACGGCAGCTATCTGGGCAAATACCGGAAAATGCATATACCCGATGATCCGGCGTATTATGAAAAATTTTATTTTACACCCGGAGACCTGGGGTACAAGGTATTCAAAACAAAATTTGCTGCTATTGGTGTGCTGATCTGCTGGGATCAGTGGTATCCTGAAGGGGCGCGCATTACCAGCCTGATGGGTGCAGAGATCCTGTTCTATCCTACCGCCATCGGCTGGGCCACCAGTCAGGATGAGGCTACGAATAAGGAACAATACAACGCCTGGCAGACCATCCAGCGCAGTCATGCCGTTGCGAATGGTGTGCATGTAGTCAGTGTGAACCGCGTGGGACTGGAGCAGAATGGAGCCATGCAGTTCTGGGGTGGATCATTTATTTCCAATCCATTCGGGTCGCTGGACTACCTGGCTTCGCACGACAAAGAAGAAGTACATGTACAGGAGCTGGACCTTTCCAAAACCGATACCTACCGTACCCACTGGCCATTCTTAAGAGACCGGCGGATCGATTCGTATGCTCCTATAACAAAGCGCTACATTGATGATGAAGCGTGA
- the secA gene encoding preprotein translocase subunit SecA translates to MFGFLSKMFGGSKSEKDVKKLAPVIEQINKNFTQYQSLSNDELRNKTQVFRQRIQDGLGEIDAKIAALNGQADELPHEELLQKDAIYKQIDDLKKERDKEIEKVLEEILPEAFAVVKETARRFTENTELVSKATDLDRQLARTAEYITIDGDNAIYKNSWSAAGAKITWNMVHYDVQLIGGAVLHSGKIAEMATGEGKTLVSTLPAYLNALAGEGVHIVTVNDYLARRDQEWNGPVFEWLGLRVDCIDKHQPNSESRRNAYLADITYGTNNEFGFDYLRDNMVHNASEMVQRKHHYAMVDEVDSVLIDDARTPLIISGPVDKGDEQQYHIHKPRVQQLYQEQERIVRNNLNEAKRLFEKGEDDPKTGGLHLYRAFRGLPKYSPLIKFLSEPGVKVKMQKAENYYLQEQERNMKIVDEDLLFKIDEKTNSVDLTEKGLGMITKVGEDADFFVLPDIGASLADVEKSDASSEEKLKQKEALLNDYSQKADRIHSVQQLLKAYALFQKDDEYVIVDGAIKIVDEQTGRIMEGRRYSDGLHQALEAKENVKIEAATQTYATITLQNFFRMYHKLAGMTGTAETEAAELWSIYKLDVVTIPTNVSIVRKDLQDMVYKTKREKYKAVIDEIEQLRTAGRPVLVGTTSVEISELLSRMLQQKKIPHNVLNAKQHAREAEIVAEAGLAGAVTIATNMAGRGTDIKLGPGVKEAGGLAIIGTERHESRRVDRQLRGRAGRQGDPGSSLFYVSLEDDLMRMFGSERIASMMDKMGYKEGDVIQHSMISNSIQRAQKKVEENNFGIRKRLLEYDDVMNKQRNAVYEKRNHALFGERLSLDIDNAFSIVAESLCTSFKEQEDFEGFKLASIVNFGMDTSINEEEFHNTDATKLADKLYAEALARYAEHNQSIQKQAVPVFQNIRDTQGAHIENVVVPFMDGRKAINVLAPLDKTITSEGRELVSAMEKSITLAVIDDAWKEHLRAMDDLKQSVQTAYLEQKDPLVIYKVEAFQLFNNMTTNLNKDIISFLTQANLPAQEEAPSYKEGREQRTDLSKMRVNKDEIDAAGEDYGANEKDYFDPSQPPVKQEPIRVGPKVGRNDPCPCGSGKKYKNCHGRNE, encoded by the coding sequence ATGTTTGGTTTCCTATCTAAAATGTTTGGTGGCAGCAAATCGGAAAAAGATGTAAAAAAGCTTGCACCTGTCATCGAACAGATCAACAAAAATTTCACTCAGTACCAATCACTTAGTAATGACGAGCTGCGAAATAAAACGCAGGTTTTCCGTCAGCGCATCCAGGACGGGCTGGGCGAAATTGATGCTAAAATAGCTGCCCTCAACGGCCAGGCAGATGAGCTGCCGCATGAGGAGCTCCTGCAGAAAGACGCTATTTACAAGCAGATCGATGACCTGAAAAAGGAGCGTGATAAAGAAATTGAAAAAGTGCTGGAGGAAATTCTCCCGGAGGCTTTTGCCGTGGTGAAAGAGACCGCCCGCCGCTTTACAGAAAATACCGAGCTGGTTTCCAAAGCCACCGACCTGGACCGGCAGCTGGCACGTACTGCAGAATACATTACGATCGATGGCGATAACGCCATCTATAAAAACAGCTGGTCTGCCGCAGGTGCCAAAATCACCTGGAACATGGTTCACTATGATGTACAGCTGATCGGTGGCGCCGTGCTGCATTCCGGTAAGATCGCCGAAATGGCCACAGGGGAAGGAAAGACCCTGGTATCTACCCTGCCCGCTTATCTTAATGCACTGGCAGGAGAAGGCGTGCACATCGTAACCGTAAACGACTACCTGGCCCGCCGTGACCAGGAATGGAACGGACCTGTTTTTGAATGGCTGGGACTGCGGGTGGATTGTATCGACAAACATCAGCCCAATTCTGAATCCCGCCGCAATGCTTACCTGGCCGATATTACCTACGGTACCAACAATGAATTTGGTTTCGACTACCTGCGGGATAATATGGTGCACAATGCCTCCGAAATGGTACAGCGCAAACACCATTATGCCATGGTGGATGAGGTGGACAGCGTACTGATCGATGACGCCCGTACCCCCCTGATCATCAGTGGTCCGGTAGATAAAGGCGACGAACAGCAGTACCATATTCACAAGCCCCGTGTACAGCAATTGTACCAGGAGCAGGAGCGCATCGTCCGTAATAATTTAAATGAGGCCAAACGCCTTTTTGAAAAAGGAGAAGATGATCCAAAAACCGGCGGATTGCATTTATACCGTGCCTTCCGGGGATTGCCCAAATACAGCCCGCTGATCAAGTTCCTGAGTGAACCCGGGGTAAAGGTAAAAATGCAGAAAGCAGAGAACTATTACCTCCAGGAACAGGAGCGTAATATGAAAATTGTAGATGAGGACCTGCTCTTTAAGATCGATGAAAAGACGAATTCTGTAGACCTTACCGAAAAGGGATTGGGCATGATCACAAAGGTTGGTGAAGACGCCGACTTCTTTGTGTTACCGGATATCGGGGCCTCCCTTGCTGATGTGGAGAAAAGCGATGCCAGTTCCGAAGAAAAATTAAAACAGAAAGAAGCATTGCTGAATGATTACTCACAGAAAGCAGACCGTATTCACTCGGTACAGCAACTGCTGAAAGCTTACGCGCTTTTCCAGAAGGATGATGAATATGTGATTGTGGATGGTGCTATTAAAATTGTGGACGAGCAGACCGGCCGTATCATGGAGGGTCGCCGTTATTCCGACGGCCTGCACCAGGCACTGGAAGCCAAAGAGAATGTGAAGATCGAAGCCGCCACACAAACCTATGCCACCATCACCCTGCAGAACTTCTTCCGGATGTATCACAAGCTGGCGGGGATGACCGGTACAGCAGAAACAGAAGCGGCAGAGCTGTGGAGCATTTATAAACTGGATGTGGTAACCATTCCCACGAATGTATCCATTGTTCGTAAGGATCTGCAGGACATGGTTTATAAGACCAAGCGTGAAAAATATAAAGCGGTTATTGACGAAATTGAACAACTGCGTACCGCGGGCCGCCCCGTTCTTGTGGGTACTACCTCGGTAGAGATCAGTGAATTGCTCAGTCGTATGCTGCAGCAGAAAAAGATACCGCACAATGTACTGAACGCCAAACAGCACGCGCGCGAGGCGGAGATCGTGGCGGAAGCGGGTCTGGCTGGGGCCGTGACCATCGCCACCAACATGGCAGGCCGTGGTACGGATATCAAGCTGGGGCCGGGGGTGAAAGAGGCCGGCGGACTGGCCATCATCGGTACTGAACGCCATGAAAGCCGCCGGGTAGACCGCCAGTTAAGAGGTCGTGCCGGCCGTCAGGGAGACCCCGGAAGTTCGCTGTTCTATGTATCCCTGGAAGATGACCTGATGCGTATGTTCGGTAGCGAACGTATTGCCAGCATGATGGATAAAATGGGTTATAAGGAAGGTGATGTGATCCAGCACAGCATGATCAGCAACAGCATCCAGCGCGCACAGAAAAAAGTGGAGGAAAACAATTTTGGTATCCGTAAGCGGCTGCTGGAATACGATGATGTAATGAATAAACAGCGGAACGCTGTTTATGAAAAACGGAATCACGCATTATTTGGCGAACGTTTATCCCTGGATATTGACAATGCCTTCTCTATCGTTGCCGAAAGCCTCTGTACTTCTTTTAAAGAACAGGAGGACTTTGAAGGCTTTAAACTGGCCAGCATTGTGAACTTTGGTATGGATACCTCTATCAACGAGGAAGAATTCCACAACACCGATGCGACCAAGCTCGCCGATAAATTATATGCAGAAGCACTGGCCCGTTATGCAGAGCACAACCAGTCCATTCAAAAACAGGCCGTGCCGGTGTTCCAGAACATCCGCGATACGCAGGGCGCACATATCGAAAATGTGGTAGTACCGTTTATGGACGGCCGTAAAGCCATCAATGTACTGGCTCCGCTGGATAAGACCATCACCAGCGAAGGCCGCGAGCTGGTATCTGCTATGGAAAAATCGATCACACTCGCGGTGATCGATGACGCCTGGAAAGAACACCTGCGTGCGATGGACGATCTGAAACAAAGTGTGCAGACCGCCTACCTAGAGCAAAAAGACCCGCTGGTGATCTATAAGGTAGAAGCCTTCCAGCTGTTCAATAATATGACCACCAACCTGAATAAGGATATCATCTCCTTCCTTACACAGGCCAATCTTCCCGCACAGGAAGAAGCCCCCAGCTACAAGGAAGGCCGTGAGCAACGGACCGATCTGAGCAAGATGCGGGTGAACAAGGATGAGATCGATGCAGCAGGTGAGGATTATGGTGCCAACGAGAAGGATTATTTTGATCCTTCCCAGCCGCCTGTAAAACAGGAACCGATCCGTGTGGGGCCAAAGGTTGGACGGAATGACCCTTGTCCCTGCGGCAGCGGAAAGAAATACAAGAACTGCCATGGCAGAAACGAATAA
- a CDS encoding DUF4293 domain-containing protein has protein sequence MIQRKQTLWLLLSVICAGFTFKYPFYNGTVINGTEGVTGAEVTATDNIWLMLLTGAIILLGAAAVFLFKNRKLQLRLTLAGLLASAGLIALYIKYINNFEPGGRISLSALFTVGIVIGFFFAMKGIRRDQKLIRDLDRLR, from the coding sequence ATGATCCAGAGAAAACAAACATTGTGGCTGCTGCTGTCCGTTATATGCGCCGGCTTTACGTTCAAGTATCCTTTTTATAACGGAACGGTAATCAATGGCACAGAAGGGGTAACGGGTGCGGAAGTTACGGCAACAGATAACATATGGCTGATGTTGCTTACCGGAGCCATCATCCTGCTGGGTGCTGCTGCTGTTTTTCTGTTTAAGAACCGCAAACTCCAGCTTCGGCTCACACTGGCAGGACTGCTGGCGTCAGCAGGACTGATCGCATTGTATATAAAATATATCAATAACTTCGAACCGGGCGGGCGGATCTCGTTGTCGGCATTGTTTACCGTGGGGATCGTCATCGGCTTTTTCTTTGCGATGAAAGGCATCCGCAGGGACCAGAAGCTGATCCGGGACCTGGACCGGCTGCGATAG
- a CDS encoding sugar phosphate nucleotidyltransferase, with translation MKAIIPVAGAGTKLRPQSYTQPKALIPLAGKTVLSFIIDQLKEAGIEEFVFIVGFLGDKISDYVKEHHPDIQAHYVSQQERRGIGHAVNLTRNIVEGDEVFISLGDTICEYDVPAVLNSDHSMIGIRKVDNPRDFGVAEIDNSGFIESVVEKPHIPKSNMAMVGIYKIRESELLFECLASNIRKGLLTHGEFNITDALHCMIQNGVKFEAFKVDNWFDAGNKETLLRSNATLLRKYKATADASQFENTVIVPPVSIGNGCVIRNSIIGPNVTLGENTFLDQSIIRNSIVGAFSNLFDIVLEHSVIGSDSSIKGETRSLNIGDNTSIDLG, from the coding sequence ATGAAGGCGATTATTCCTGTAGCAGGAGCCGGAACAAAACTACGACCACAAAGTTATACGCAACCCAAGGCGTTAATTCCCCTGGCCGGTAAAACCGTGCTGAGTTTTATCATCGACCAGCTGAAAGAAGCCGGTATAGAGGAGTTTGTTTTCATTGTGGGCTTCCTGGGTGATAAGATTTCCGATTATGTGAAAGAACATCATCCGGATATACAGGCCCACTATGTAAGCCAGCAGGAGCGCCGGGGTATCGGCCATGCAGTAAACCTTACCCGCAACATCGTTGAAGGCGATGAGGTGTTTATCTCCCTGGGGGATACCATCTGTGAATATGATGTACCGGCAGTGCTGAACAGTGACCATTCCATGATCGGTATCCGCAAGGTGGATAACCCGCGCGATTTCGGTGTGGCGGAGATCGATAACAGCGGGTTTATCGAATCCGTTGTGGAAAAGCCCCATATCCCCAAATCAAACATGGCCATGGTAGGCATCTATAAGATCCGGGAGAGCGAACTCCTCTTCGAATGCCTGGCCTCCAATATCCGTAAAGGACTGCTTACCCACGGCGAATTCAATATTACCGACGCACTGCATTGCATGATCCAGAACGGTGTAAAATTCGAAGCCTTTAAGGTAGACAACTGGTTTGATGCGGGAAATAAAGAGACCCTGCTGCGTTCCAATGCCACGCTCCTGAGAAAATACAAGGCGACCGCAGACGCTTCCCAGTTCGAGAATACTGTGATCGTACCTCCGGTAAGCATCGGCAACGGATGCGTGATCCGTAATTCCATCATCGGGCCGAATGTAACGCTTGGAGAAAATACCTTCCTGGATCAGTCTATTATCCGGAACTCCATTGTAGGAGCTTTCTCCAATTTGTTTGACATTGTGCTGGAACATTCCGTCATCGGCTCCGACTCCAGCATTAAAGGCGAGACCCGGAGCCTGAACATCGGAGACAATACGAGTATTGATCTGGGATGA